gtcaaattgagcaagataatccTGTGAACAAAGATAAATTTGAACTAGTTAACATTAATGTACCTAATAAAAACTACAACAGTTTATTGATGTTATACATACAACAGTACTCATCATAGCTCTTGATGCATGGCTCTTGATCCACGTATTGCTTTCTTCTATGTCGTTTTCTGCACTTGATTTCCTTGCCCGAAAATGCAATTTTCTTATCACCTATGGAGTAAACTGTAAAGTTCAACTCAAGAGGATTAACGTAAGACACGCAAAAGAAAAGGTACAAGAAGTCCTTTAGGGAAAAGGTACAGGCCCTAATGAAACATTCCCAGCACAGCTATATAAGAAAAAATTGTCACACAAACATTTCCTATTGCAAACTATATTCTTTAAGGACACTTCAGAATGTGACAATGAAGAAAGCACAAGTTCTCTGAGATTTCCAATACATAATTCTAGAAATATCAACTTCTATTTAAGTACCATAACCACAAGTAACCTGGACTTTAAGTGAAGAACAAATGCTAATAATACAGAATAAGAATGAAGTATAGACCTGGATAGTACTGGGTTTTCTCTTCCTTTGAATCATCAGAACCATTTGAGGATTTTGTGAGCACATCAGAAGTCTTTGCCTGTGAGCAGGTACTACACAAATGTCACTACAAAACTCATCAGGCTATCTTAAGGAGAAAAGGATACAACACAATCAGGTAATATAGACACAAACTGGGATACTTTTTTTTATTCTGTTATTTGGAAAAACATTTGAGTGTGTGCACATGTGCACCAAATTCTATGATTCAGTAAGCTATTTTCTCGAGGCCAAATGAATTAGTTATATACTAAATAAATCAGAAGAAAATGATCATAGAATAGACACTGCTGAAACAAAAATCTGAATTTGAACTCTGAGTTAGGGATCAAAATTATCAAACTTTAGGACCTTTTATCTCCTGAACCATTGAGAGTTAGACCTAAAACCTTAAACCAAAATGGTAGAGCTATATACCAAGAATGATTGTTGTTAAAGCCAATTAAGTTGTTTACACATGAAATTGATAGGAAGGGATCAATGAACAGAATTGGTTCAGGGTCTAAACAGTAGGTATTTGACTTGAAATAACACATATTCACATTCGAGAGGCAACAATACTGGTGCTAAACTAGCCACATATAGCAGACACTAAAAATCAAAGTAACAGATCTATCTAGATTTGTAATAGGTCCCTTATCCAAACTTTTCCCCATTTGAGAACTGGTGACACGCATGCCTCTGTACAAGGAGAAACATGATCAAAATATGAAACTACTCTGTAGACACTTGATAGAGAACAATCTAAACAAATCATCGAGAGTAGGCAAGCCAGTTTAGCGAAACTGCAGCAAATTCCTAGAAGGTGTAGCTTGCAAGGACATGACTTGTAGGAACGAGAAATTCATATAGAGACAGGAATCCAAACCTGAGACAGCAGCCGCTCCATGGATCTGCCCCCACGACGCCAGCGGGCACATGCTTATCTAGGCCTTCTGCACAACTCACTGGACCCACTTGCGTGCTGAGCTCCAGGAGGTAGAGGACTCATCGGGGGAGCTCGCTGGCGCCGCAGACATGGAATCCGGGTCACCGGAGAAGGGAAGGGAAGGCAGGGGTGAGCGCGGTGTGTGTGGCATGGAGGAGATGAGGCGACATGGCTTGCGCTGAGGCGGGGGAGGGGAGCTCCATGGATCTTCCTCCGCACGTGCTCGTGGGACCACTGCCGTGGACCTCGATGCAAGCTGGATCCATCGAGTGGCGTGCCCAGCGCCTGCTCTccggctggcctcctcctcaccaGATCTGGCGACGCCACCGGAGGGGAACAGGTTGAGGGACCGTGCCTAGATCTCGGCCTCCGTGGAGCCGTCGTGGTTGGGGGATGGGGAGGGATGGTGGCggtggagaggaagagggaggtgCGGCGGCGGCGTAGGTGTAGGGGAGGTGGCGACGACGgggacaagagagagagagaggggaaaggATCAGGGGAACGGGACTGGGTGGCAGCCAAGAGGTAGAGATATTTATTATACAagggatttataggggcggctggtgattgagccgcccctacaaatcgtaatACTGGGGGCGGCTGCTGAGTGAGCCACCCTTACAAatcgaccccatttgtaggggcggcttatattattagccgcccctactatgtcatttgtaggggcggctgatctaGTGGCTTctgagcacgtcactgtaggggcggctccatcaccagtcgcccctacaaaaaatttattCCGTTGCTACAAACTGTTTTTCACATAGTGTCGATTTGTCTTGAATAACAATAATAATTTGTCCAATAAATATGTTCACCGGAAGAATGGTAGAAGTTACCTTAAAGGCAAATTTTGCTAGAATCGTAAAATGGGATGGCGCACACCGCCAGACTAAGAATTTGCTTAGTATTATTACAAATTTGTGGTTCTTTGCCAAAAGACAACCCActaattattttattcatttgTTAGTTTTAGGAGAGAGGTGGAGGAAATGTCTTCTTTGCCCTCGTCATCAACCTCCTGTTCACTTATTTTGTCGTACCACACCACCGCCACCTTCTCATCTTCGTCCTCAACATTGGTCCAAGGCCATAGTGGTCGGTGCCGGATCAGAGCACAACTGGCCGTGCGCGCGGTGGCACACACGACCAAGGGCACTACCAGGTGGCGTGCACGAGGGGCAGGCCGGGCGGCTGCTGCTTCGCTCGGCCTTGGCTGGCGGCCAACGTGGATGCACGCTGTAGTGCCAACGACAGTGCGCTTGCTCTTCTGTGCATGAAATGAGAGGGGCGCAGGGCCTAGGCAAGCAGGCCACACCGATCCACGATGGCACCACATGGTGGTGCGCATGGCCAAGGGCCAGGACAAGGCCTAGGTAGCTTGGCCGCCCAGCCAGCAAAGGCGCGGTGGGGCTAAGCGCCAGCGACaccaggagaggagaggaggagctgGCCATTGGAGGATAGAGAAGGTGGAGCTAGGAGTGGAAGATGACTGCAATGGCAGTATGATCTATTCACACGCTCTCTCTCCCAGACCACAGGAATATTATTTTTATTCGTGCAGTGTTCAATGGCAAAGAACCACAAATTTGTAATAGTGCTAGGCAAATCATCGATTAGCGGTGTGTGCTGGCCAATTATATGTTTCTATATTTGTCGatggaatatcgtcggtagtccaccgaggggcacctcgcgatggtagattgatcggtagaggagcgtgtaatcgagaacaagaaggcaatagagacacacgagttatacaggttcaggccgtcggtacgacgtaataccttactcctgtggtctgttggtttgcattagctatcgtatgatttgctgcgaattcgtagggggtccctgcccgccttatatagtctggggggcaaggttacaagtcagttagatctgagagataactggaaagtaataacagattacaagaaacatgggatcgtacatatcctatcagatctcgtaacatcctcaggatatcctctccgtgccttgtgGGGGCCACCGAGCAGAATCATGCCCAGCAAGTCTCCTTCTTGCaggctaggccgcccctggaggcatagcccatgtgacctgccgtgggtatctggggtcgtaccccccacagctagtccccgagcgccttgtacccgttgtgcaacgccatcttgagactttccgagcaggtgcgaaccaaaaccgagctgtccaaatcatgaTCTGACCACCATAAGGAGTTGTCGAGTAGTTGTGAGAAACTGCCGAGCAGCATACAACATCGCCGATGTATGTTCTGAacacggcttgtcataagggtgtaaggagctcaaatccaaaattaaaaattcctgcatggttaagtgaagtgtgcccacttagaatccaaAAATAAtggtaaagatacctggtttatcctttggatgctcggagtctttcagaaaaacaagcacattcaccgcaaggtgaagtgtgcccacttagtctccgagcctgatagtaggtgatgtagtcacgtggtgccgggctcagaaattagtgaaccgtccgagcaggtagccagcccccgagcgtagcctcgagacaaaaacaagcacattcaccgcaaggtgaagtgtgcccacttagtccccaagcctgacagtaggtgacgtagtcacgtggtgtcgggctcagaaattagtgaaccgtccgagcaggtagccagcccCCGAGCGTAGCCCCGAgacaaaaacaagcacattcaccgcaaggtgaagtgtgcccacttagtcctcgagcctgacagtaggtgacgtagtcacatggtgctggGCTCAGAAATTATTGAACCGtccaagcaggcagccagtcctcgtgTTTCTGGCGTAGATATCGAATAAATCAAATCGTGGCGAGAAATTTGGAGTAATGGTCGTATAGTATCGAttactaagcctcattaaaaTGCGGAGAATTCGGAGAATGTGATGGCGATAAATGAGTGGCGTGGGCTACTATGATgcgatagcccaagttgcggcccatcaaaccattttggaggaatcgatgtagcgctgatcgcgggaacggtttcccaaaaaccctcagagtcaaggcagagtggggggaagtgctttataaccacgCCGCCACtcacatcgcctcctacctccgTCAAGCCACCCTGCTTCCTACCTTCGCAATCCCTGTGCTTCACCTTCCGCACCAATCGCGAGCATTCACCTTCAACCCTAGGACCAAACCATAGGAGATGGCCCTAAAAAAAGGAGCCATaaagccgaagaaagtggccaccggagccagctgcaacgaggagtgggtgccgtcgaagacgTCGGCGGCGGATCTCAataagatggtggcggcgggcattCTCCCCAACCGTCTTACTGCTGGATGGTGGCTAGCTAGTGGTGGGCCCTTCTcgacaccacatactgatgaggtagtagtatttgaggattatttctggcgagggttagggtttcctgtccacccctttctgagggatcttataGAGTTTTGGGTGATTAGCCTCTATAATCtacaccccaacaccattctgcatgtttctatctttatccatttctacgaggcgtttctcggtgttcttccacacttcaacgtcttcaggcacttgttctgtctgaagaagaaggggggtagcggttccaaggtggtcggcgacgTGTACCTacagctcagggatgggatggccagcgaatatatcaacgttccgctgaatacctccctaaaaggttggaactctagatggttctatatcaaacaaagtcacccgtTGATTcgttgcgacgtccaccacatcccggttaaccatagtaactggtcggagagacctaACAACGCCGACACTGAGCAAGTAATGGAACTTTTGGAATTGAGTAAAggcttggagcttaggggtgaactggttgcagctagtttcatagttcggcgcatccaaccctgcaaagagagggcccacccaacATTTGACTTTAAAGGTGACAATGACGGTACCCGTGAAAACACAGACCGTCTGTTGAAGAAGGAAGTGATAGACCATGCCATGGATCTATTTTCTTCGAATGTCTCGTTCAGCTGGCCTAAAgggatgaaggctttcaactgcaccaacCCACCTCCTCAAGTAACCATTTCGCTTCACGTCTATCAGGCATTAATTGCCGAGCATAGGACTGACTCACTTATGAAAAGATTCATTtgcaggatagggcaatatacttttcaaacatgccgagagccgattggccaaaaggagtagaTCCTCGGCGGCCACTGCAGCATGAAGAAGGTGAGCTGAGCTCCtcatcggatagtccatccccagtgtcaGAGAAGGTCCGCGGGAAGAGACCAGCAGTAGACGAGCCggcccaaaaaaggagaaaaaccgccagctctcatgcacacaaaccaggaggcatctctcttggagGGGACCGAGCAGTTCGGCCACGACGAActgctgtgctggagtggtcggacgatAATGAGGACCAGTCAGCACTTCCACCGAGCATGACGGAGGTACCGGCGGATAATGTCGCTCCCAAGCATCAAGCAGGGGAAAGTTATGGTCGGGCAACAGCGGACGCCCCGGCGATGCAAAGTACCAAAGCCCCCGAACAACGCACAGAAGGTGGGGCCTCCGAGCACCAAGAAGAGCGGCAGCCCACTACGGAGGCGCAGGAGTCCTCCCACAAGGCCGACCAAGCAGCCGTGCCTGGGGGGTCAGGCAGGCATCaccgattcaagaaaatcaatcggaagaccaaaccgtgagtatatttgccttggagtaattatATTGTTCTTTGATTTCACCTTGTTACTAAGAAGCCGATATGACGCAGTGCGACGCCAAGGCTCGTGACCTCAGAAGAAAGAATGACGACTGCCCCCATCTAGGAGTCCCCGAGTGTTCGGCGAACAGAGGACGAGCCAGCCGCCGCTCCCAGCATACCTAGCGATGGTGAATCGTTGGCGCACACGATGGGCGCGTCGGCGACCGCAACCGTGGCTACGACTGAAAAGGTCATTCCCTTGGAAACAGAAACTgcggttgttgttgttgatgcgcTGGAGGTTACAGACGCCACCCCGTCAACGGCCAGGGGGCAAACATCGTCGCCCACAGGgatgccaggagtggtcggagcggCGGTCTGACCacatctgtggcagaacctcctaagttatagggcccacatgcacctgtcactgtccgacgacctttgacatttatgcatatgtttccaataacttaaaaagactgtcgggtgtcctcggggaaccctgaat
The nucleotide sequence above comes from Miscanthus floridulus cultivar M001 chromosome 18, ASM1932011v1, whole genome shotgun sequence. Encoded proteins:
- the LOC136520443 gene encoding uncharacterized protein isoform X1; translation: MCPLASWGQIHGAAAVSVPAHRQRLLMCSQNPQMVLMIQRKRKPSTIQVIRKLHFRARKSSAENDIEESNTWIKSHASRAMMSTVDYLAQFDNTSGNSDLELAIALQHQEFERQPQRFQAPPPQQQQQQYV
- the LOC136520443 gene encoding uncharacterized protein isoform X2, yielding MCPLASWGQIHGAAAVSVPAHRQRLLMCSQNPQMVLMIQRKRKPSTIQVIRKLHFRARKSSAENDIEESNTWIKSHASRAMMSTVDYLAQFDNTSGNSDLELAIALQHQEFERQPQRFQAPPPQQQQQQT
- the LOC136520443 gene encoding uncharacterized protein isoform X3; amino-acid sequence: MCSQNPQMVLMIQRKRKPSTIQVIRKLHFRARKSSAENDIEESNTWIKSHASRAMMSTVDYLAQFDNTSGNSDLELAIALQHQEFERQPQRFQAPPPQQQQQQYV